From Heterodontus francisci isolate sHetFra1 chromosome 9, sHetFra1.hap1, whole genome shotgun sequence, the proteins below share one genomic window:
- the LOC137374027 gene encoding zinc finger protein 774-like, with the protein MKGKNTDHNGEKPYTCSVCGRGFSQSSGLSRHKRSHTGKKPCKYGDCGKGLNYPVELETHPSSHSLETPFTCSECGKGFTKSSTLLTHQRVHTGERPFTCSECGKGFTTSSDLLRHQRVHTGERPFRCTHCGTGFKRSSELIVHKRTHTGERPFTCSECGKGFTRSSVLLTHLRVHTDERPFRCTHCGTGFKRSSDLTEHQRIHTGERPFTCSECGKGFTQSSNLQTHQRVHTGERPFNCSECGKRFIQVSHLLTHQRVHTGERPFPCSECGRGFTTSSHLLIHQQVHK; encoded by the coding sequence gacgaggtttcagccaatcatctggcctgtcgagacacaagcgcagtcacactggaaagaaaccatgtaaatatggggattgcggaaagggattgaattatccagtCGAGCTTGAAACTCATCCAAGCAGTCACAGCCTGGAGACGCCGTTCACTTGTtccgagtgtgggaaaggattcacgaaatcatccaccctgctgacacaccagcgagttcacaccggggagaggccattcacctgctcagagtgtgggaagggattcactacttcgtcCGACCTACTGAGACATCAGCGAgtgcacactggggagaggccgttcaggtGCACGCATTGTGGAACTGGGTTCAAGCGATCATCTGAACTCATTGTACACaagcgcactcacactggggagagaccgttcacctgctccgagtgtgggaagggattcactcggtcatctgtCCTGCTGACACACCTgcgagttcacactgacgagagaccgttcAGGTGCACTCATTGTGGGACTGGGTTCAAGCGATCATCTGATCTCACTGAACACCAGCgtattcacaccggggagaggccattcacctgctcagagtgcggTAAGGGTTTCACTCAGTCCTCCAACCTtcagacacaccagcgagttcatactggggagagaccgtttaaCTGTtccgagtgtgggaagagattcattcAAGTATcccaccttctgacacaccagcgagttcacactggggagagaccattcccctgctcagagtgtgggaggggattcactacttcatcacacctgctgatacaccagcaagttcacaagtaA